The proteins below come from a single Oryzomicrobium terrae genomic window:
- the glnE gene encoding bifunctional [glutamate--ammonia ligase]-adenylyl-L-tyrosine phosphorylase/[glutamate--ammonia-ligase] adenylyltransferase has protein sequence MNPTAAPALPTAAPLPAPTTWTEARAFTAAHSRFFERLLSARPGLEQRLAETWQAPLSHAALAEWLAPRLAEIGDDEALKRTLRELRAYTMAHLAVRDLTGLAPLAEVVETMTSLAEVTVNTALAILHAQLAAQHGEPRGTDGQALTLAVVGMGKLGGRELNVSSDIDLIFVYPEEGQTDKGLDNYDFFSRLGKRLIKAIDDVTGDGRVFRVDMRLRPNGDSGPLVCSLDSLENYFITQGREWERYAWIKGRVMNDQGQTCHAHALAQVVRPFVFRKYLDFGAINAMRDLHAQIRREVARKDMADHVKLGPGGIREIEFIAQVFQLIRGGRDPQLQVKPTLEVLARLVERNFLSPDAVAELTRAYDFLRRVEHRLQWFEDAQTHRLPGVDSGGGQDRARLAASMGFAGWDDFLAVLDDHRQRVSRHFEAVFADPEGKRPECEGSTPLWQGGLDDDVAAAKLTALGYRRPADTLSLIQRFRAGSRYQQLPSQNRERLDALAPGLIDAAAAASQVTGAEADETLARCLAFLETIGRRGAYLALLQQYPLARQKVAELIGASHWAADYLNHHPILLDVLLDPRLTEVREDWQADWTAFRAELARHLADTAGDAERQMDLLREAHHAQVFRLLAQDLAGLLTVERLSDNLSQLADILVQAVLELCWGFLRQRHRDKPAFAVIGYGKLGGKELGYASDLDIVFLYDDPAQEAEEIYARLAQRINTWLSSRTPAGILFETDLRLRPNGDSGLIVTSKEAFLEYQLKHAWVWEHQALTRARFVAGDPALGEAFEAIRVEVLRQPRDLASLRDEVVAMRQKMRDNLATGTDTEFDIKHDAGGIVDVEFIVQYLILGYAHAHAELTGNLGNIALLKIAADLGLIPAPLAEGARRAYREYRRLQHAKRLNNAPKARIAKTSVAEHIAAVNALWQHVFTAG, from the coding sequence ATGAACCCCACCGCCGCCCCCGCCCTTCCTACCGCCGCTCCTCTCCCCGCACCGACCACCTGGACCGAGGCCCGGGCCTTCACCGCGGCCCACAGCCGCTTTTTTGAACGCCTGCTCAGCGCCCGTCCCGGGCTCGAACAGCGCCTCGCCGAAACCTGGCAGGCGCCCCTCTCCCACGCTGCCCTGGCCGAGTGGCTGGCACCGCGCTTGGCCGAGATCGGCGACGACGAGGCGCTCAAGCGCACGCTGCGTGAACTGCGCGCCTACACCATGGCCCACCTGGCGGTGCGCGACCTGACCGGCCTCGCTCCCCTGGCCGAGGTGGTGGAAACCATGACGTCCCTGGCCGAAGTAACGGTCAACACCGCCCTGGCCATTCTTCACGCCCAGCTGGCCGCCCAGCACGGCGAACCCCGCGGCACCGACGGCCAGGCCCTGACCCTGGCGGTGGTGGGCATGGGCAAGCTGGGGGGACGGGAGCTCAACGTCTCGTCGGACATCGACCTGATCTTCGTCTATCCGGAGGAAGGCCAGACCGACAAGGGCCTCGACAACTACGACTTCTTCTCGCGCCTGGGCAAGCGGCTGATCAAGGCCATCGACGACGTCACCGGTGACGGCCGGGTGTTCCGCGTGGACATGCGCCTGCGCCCCAACGGCGACTCCGGCCCCCTGGTGTGCTCCCTGGATTCCCTGGAAAACTACTTCATCACCCAGGGCCGGGAGTGGGAGCGCTACGCCTGGATCAAGGGCCGGGTGATGAACGACCAGGGCCAAACCTGTCACGCCCATGCCCTGGCCCAGGTGGTGCGCCCCTTCGTCTTCCGCAAGTACCTGGACTTTGGCGCCATCAACGCCATGCGCGACCTGCACGCCCAGATCCGCCGCGAGGTGGCGCGCAAGGACATGGCCGACCACGTCAAGCTCGGCCCCGGCGGCATCCGCGAGATCGAGTTCATCGCCCAGGTGTTCCAGCTGATCCGCGGCGGTCGCGACCCCCAATTGCAGGTCAAGCCGACCCTGGAGGTGCTGGCCCGCCTGGTCGAACGCAACTTCCTCAGCCCCGACGCGGTGGCCGAGCTGACCCGGGCCTACGACTTCCTGCGCCGGGTCGAGCACCGCCTGCAATGGTTCGAGGACGCCCAGACCCACCGCCTGCCCGGCGTCGACAGCGGCGGCGGCCAGGACCGGGCCCGGCTCGCCGCCTCCATGGGCTTTGCCGGCTGGGACGACTTCCTCGCCGTGCTCGACGATCACCGCCAGCGGGTCTCGCGCCACTTCGAGGCGGTGTTCGCCGATCCGGAAGGCAAGCGCCCCGAATGCGAGGGCTCGACCCCGCTGTGGCAAGGCGGTCTGGACGACGACGTGGCGGCGGCCAAGCTCACCGCCCTGGGCTACCGGCGCCCGGCCGACACCCTGTCCCTGATCCAGCGCTTCCGCGCCGGCAGCCGCTACCAGCAATTGCCCAGCCAGAACCGGGAGCGCCTCGACGCCCTGGCCCCGGGCCTGATCGACGCGGCGGCGGCCGCCAGCCAGGTCACCGGCGCCGAGGCCGACGAGACCCTGGCCCGCTGCCTGGCCTTTCTCGAAACCATCGGCCGGCGCGGCGCCTACCTGGCCCTGCTGCAGCAGTACCCGCTGGCACGGCAGAAGGTGGCCGAACTGATCGGCGCTTCCCACTGGGCGGCGGACTACCTGAACCACCACCCGATCCTCCTCGACGTGCTGCTCGACCCGCGCCTGACCGAGGTGCGCGAGGACTGGCAGGCCGACTGGACCGCCTTCCGCGCCGAACTGGCACGCCACCTGGCCGACACCGCCGGCGACGCCGAGCGGCAGATGGACCTGCTGCGCGAGGCCCACCACGCCCAGGTGTTCCGCCTGCTCGCCCAGGACCTGGCCGGCCTGCTCACGGTGGAGCGGCTCTCCGACAACCTCTCGCAACTGGCCGACATCCTGGTCCAGGCGGTGCTGGAACTGTGCTGGGGCTTTTTGCGCCAGCGCCACCGGGACAAACCGGCCTTCGCCGTGATCGGCTACGGCAAGCTCGGCGGCAAGGAACTGGGCTACGCCTCGGACCTGGACATCGTTTTCCTCTACGACGACCCGGCCCAGGAAGCCGAGGAGATCTACGCCCGACTCGCCCAGCGCATCAACACCTGGCTGTCGTCCCGCACCCCGGCCGGCATCCTGTTCGAGACCGACCTGCGCCTGCGCCCCAACGGCGATTCCGGGCTGATCGTCACCTCCAAGGAAGCCTTCCTTGAGTACCAGCTCAAGCACGCCTGGGTGTGGGAGCACCAGGCCCTCACCCGGGCCCGCTTCGTCGCCGGCGACCCGGCCTTGGGCGAGGCCTTCGAGGCCATCCGCGTCGAGGTGCTGCGCCAACCCCGGGACCTCGCCTCCCTGCGCGACGAGGTGGTGGCAATGCGCCAGAAGATGCGCGACAACCTGGCCACCGGTACCGACACCGAGTTCGACATCAAGCACGACGCCGGCGGCATCGTGGACGTGGAGTTCATCGTCCAGTACCTGATCCTCGGCTACGCCCACGCCCACGCCGAACTGACCGGCAACCTGGGCAACATCGCCCTGCTCAAGATCGCCGCCGACCTGGGCCTGATCCCCGCCCCCCTGGCCGAGGGCGCCCGCCGCGCCTACCGGGAATACCGCCGCCTGCAACATGCCAAGCGCCTCAACAACGCCCCCAAGGCCCGTATTGCCAAAACCTCCGTGGCCGAGCACATTGCCGCGGTCAACGCCCTGTGGCAGCACGTTTTCACCGCCGGCTGA
- a CDS encoding pyridoxal phosphate-dependent aminotransferase, producing MITTPVSFASKLPQVGTTIFTVMSKLAADVGAINLSQGFPDFQAEPALFEAVDRAMREGHNQYPPMAGLPALRQAIAAKVQALYGRAYDPDSEITVTAGGTQSLFTAIAAFVRPGDEVIVFEPVYDSYVPAIETVGGKAVAVPLTFPEFSYDWAAVKQAISAKTRMIIVNSPHNPTGSLMGPADLAELSALVDGTDIVVLSDEVYEHITFDGVRHESLARHDALAARTLIVSSFGKTYHITGWKIAYCYGPAALMAEFRKVHQFNVFTVHGPSQYGIAEYMQEPRRHLGLADFYAQKRDFFRAQLEGSRFELLPCRGTYFQLARYDKISDLPEAQFAEWLTREAGVAAIPVSAFYANGRNDGVVRFCFAKKEETLAAAGERLRRL from the coding sequence ATGATCACCACACCGGTTTCCTTCGCCTCCAAGCTGCCCCAGGTGGGCACCACCATCTTCACCGTCATGTCCAAGCTGGCTGCGGACGTGGGGGCCATCAACCTGTCCCAGGGGTTTCCCGACTTCCAGGCCGAGCCGGCCCTGTTCGAGGCGGTGGATCGGGCCATGCGCGAGGGCCACAACCAGTATCCGCCCATGGCTGGCCTGCCGGCACTGCGCCAGGCCATCGCCGCCAAGGTCCAGGCGCTCTACGGCCGGGCCTACGATCCGGACAGCGAGATCACCGTCACCGCCGGGGGCACCCAGTCCCTGTTTACCGCCATCGCCGCCTTCGTCAGGCCGGGGGACGAGGTGATCGTCTTCGAGCCGGTGTACGACTCCTACGTGCCGGCCATCGAGACCGTGGGCGGCAAGGCCGTGGCCGTGCCCCTGACCTTCCCCGAGTTCAGCTACGACTGGGCGGCGGTGAAGCAGGCCATCAGCGCCAAGACGCGGATGATCATCGTCAATTCGCCCCACAACCCCACCGGCTCCCTGATGGGCCCGGCGGACCTGGCCGAACTGTCGGCCCTGGTGGACGGCACCGACATCGTGGTGCTGTCCGACGAGGTCTACGAGCACATCACCTTCGACGGCGTGCGCCACGAGAGCCTGGCCCGCCACGACGCCCTGGCGGCGCGCACCCTGATCGTTTCCAGCTTCGGCAAGACCTACCACATCACCGGCTGGAAGATCGCCTACTGCTACGGCCCGGCGGCCCTCATGGCCGAGTTCCGCAAGGTGCACCAGTTCAACGTGTTCACCGTGCACGGCCCGTCCCAGTACGGCATCGCCGAGTACATGCAAGAGCCCCGCCGCCATCTTGGTTTGGCCGACTTCTACGCGCAGAAGCGCGACTTCTTCCGCGCCCAGCTGGAAGGCAGCCGCTTCGAGCTACTGCCCTGCCGCGGCACCTACTTCCAGCTAGCCCGCTACGACAAGATTTCCGACCTGCCCGAAGCCCAGTTCGCCGAATGGCTGACCCGGGAAGCCGGGGTGGCGGCAATCCCGGTGTCGGCCTTCTACGCCAACGGTCGCAACGACGGCGTGGTGCGCTTCTGCTTCGCCAAGAAGGAAGAGACCCTGGCCGCCGCCGGAGAGCGGCTGCGCCGGCTGTAG
- the mtnA gene encoding S-methyl-5-thioribose-1-phosphate isomerase gives MPATTAPATFSSLRPAPAGRSVEILDQTRLPFAKAWIPLARRDDAAHAIATMQTRGAPLIGAVAAFGLALAMAEDASDAALTASAALLAATRPTAVNLAWALDRLEALLHPLPPAARAEAAWAEAWAIAHEDAAQCAAIGAHGAARLLAEISGIGGIDAPSGNPIGTRTLAQAGSVGTATAAPRPLNIMTHCNAGWLATVDHGTALAPIYRLHADGVPVHVWVSETRPRNQGLLTAWELAERGVPYTVIADNAAGLLMMQGQVDAVIVGADRIAANGDVANKVGTYLKALAARAHGVPFFVAAPVSTLDFACPAGSAIPIEERAGDELRQVPGRDAADRPATVRQLPAERPVANPAFDVTPAALVTALITERGVCPASDAGLAALYPERASAQPR, from the coding sequence ATGCCCGCCACCACCGCCCCCGCCACGTTTTCCTCCCTGCGCCCCGCCCCCGCCGGCCGGTCCGTGGAGATCCTCGACCAGACCCGCCTGCCCTTCGCCAAGGCGTGGATTCCCCTGGCCCGCCGCGACGATGCGGCCCACGCCATTGCCACCATGCAGACCCGGGGCGCGCCCCTGATCGGCGCCGTGGCCGCCTTCGGCCTGGCTCTGGCGATGGCCGAGGACGCCTCCGACGCCGCCCTCACCGCCTCCGCCGCCTTGCTTGCCGCCACCCGGCCCACGGCGGTGAACCTGGCCTGGGCCCTGGACCGGCTGGAAGCCCTGCTGCACCCCCTGCCCCCCGCCGCCCGGGCCGAGGCGGCCTGGGCGGAAGCCTGGGCCATCGCCCACGAGGACGCCGCCCAGTGCGCCGCCATCGGCGCCCACGGCGCGGCGCGGCTGCTCGCTGAAATCAGCGGAATCGGCGGAATCGACGCCCCCTCCGGAAACCCAATAGGGACGCGGACCTTGGCCCAGGCCGGCAGCGTCGGCACCGCCACGGCAGCGCCCCGCCCCCTCAACATCATGACCCACTGCAACGCCGGCTGGCTGGCCACGGTGGACCACGGCACCGCCCTGGCCCCCATCTACCGGCTCCACGCCGACGGGGTGCCGGTGCACGTCTGGGTGTCGGAAACCCGGCCGCGCAACCAGGGCCTGCTCACCGCCTGGGAACTGGCCGAGCGGGGCGTGCCCTACACGGTGATCGCCGACAACGCCGCCGGCCTGCTGATGATGCAGGGCCAGGTGGACGCGGTGATCGTCGGTGCCGACCGCATCGCCGCCAACGGCGACGTGGCCAACAAGGTCGGCACCTATCTCAAGGCCCTGGCCGCCCGGGCCCACGGCGTGCCCTTCTTCGTCGCCGCCCCGGTGTCCACCCTGGACTTTGCCTGCCCGGCGGGCAGCGCCATCCCCATCGAAGAACGGGCCGGCGACGAACTGCGCCAGGTGCCGGGCCGGGATGCTGCCGACCGGCCGGCCACGGTGCGCCAGCTGCCGGCGGAGCGGCCGGTGGCCAACCCGGCCTTCGACGTCACCCCGGCGGCCCTGGTGACAGCCCTGATCACCGAGCGGGGCGTCTGCCCGGCCAGCGACGCCGGACTGGCCGCCCTGTACCCGGAGCGGGCCAGCGCCCAGCCCCGCTAA
- a CDS encoding class II aldolase/adducin family protein yields MPHQDPRPALLSAIHRLVGMRLTPGTSGNLSVRGTWQDGSGHPDDGPRPGFYITPTGMAYEGLTVNDLPFVGLDGTVHGRRKPSSEWRLHRDLYVARPEAHAVLHAHSTAAVALACLRREIPPFHYMIARFGGDTVRCAPYATFGTQALSDGVVAAMTGRRGCLMANHGMAVIGDSLDQALDLGLELEVLCEQYARASLLGTPVRLSPQEMAEALAAFGDYGRQD; encoded by the coding sequence ATGCCCCACCAAGACCCGCGCCCCGCCTTGCTTTCCGCCATCCACCGTTTGGTCGGGATGCGCCTCACCCCGGGCACCTCGGGCAACCTGTCGGTGCGGGGCACCTGGCAGGACGGCTCAGGCCATCCTGACGACGGGCCCCGGCCCGGCTTCTACATCACCCCCACCGGCATGGCCTACGAGGGGCTGACGGTGAACGACCTACCCTTTGTCGGCCTGGACGGCACGGTGCATGGCCGGCGCAAGCCCAGTTCGGAATGGCGCCTGCACCGGGACCTGTACGTGGCCCGGCCGGAAGCCCACGCGGTGCTGCACGCCCATTCCACGGCGGCGGTGGCCCTGGCCTGCCTGCGCCGCGAGATCCCGCCTTTTCACTACATGATCGCCCGCTTCGGCGGCGACACGGTGCGCTGTGCGCCCTACGCCACCTTCGGCACCCAGGCCCTCTCCGACGGCGTGGTGGCGGCCATGACCGGCCGGCGCGGCTGTCTGATGGCCAACCACGGCATGGCGGTGATCGGCGACAGCCTGGACCAGGCCCTGGATCTGGGGCTGGAGTTGGAGGTGCTGTGCGAGCAGTACGCCCGGGCCAGCCTGCTCGGCACGCCGGTACGGCTCAGCCCCCAGGAGATGGCCGAGGCCCTGGCGGCCTTCGGCGACTACGGCCGCCAGGACTGA
- a CDS encoding diguanylate cyclase domain-containing protein, with amino-acid sequence MKKKLQGEQGIAARESRSRLMIVFFTVAIMVAIWAAVATQIHLNRVRQAESEEADAVAKVRAYEQALARQVELFDAQLQALQHEWQEGPAMFAQTVAELRKGSLRHYEISVAVIDLEGRMVFLDAPGSTVPAKPLSAVGRDYFDYFIQAPSRSNQLFIGELVASRLSGRMVTPFARPLRDENGHLSGVLALVVYPEYLVRLGGFIDLEEADRLILLDRNGQVVTSTHPELFAPGSHLSGAAKPREGQSKGVMLVDDQVMAWKSLRDYPFTIVLQASNSADRRHSREIERSYLLFAGLPLLGMLAFVALLLRDLGQRGQALRKLARSELLAASVVNAMAEGVIRTDGAGIILDVNAAASTILGIEREFLIGLSAVSDDWLVIKPDGGECLGADLPASLVLRTGKPQKDITLGFVRPDGSRVWLNTSARPLAAEVGGGVLMSFSDVTRVMDSVLEASLGSAVVQAMAQAVVVTDRSGCIVRINPAFEELYGYTRREAVGRPAGFYRADRHDREFYRRMWSSLAERGHWEGEVWNRHRNGVALLVWAAISVVRDEAGQVAHYVALYQDITEKKRTEEEMWFGANHDVLTQLPNRRLFNDRLDKALAVAERGAEKVGLLFIDLDHFKPVNDTYGHAVGDGLLVQVAGRLTALVRGSDTVARLAGDEFVILLTGVVTIDDVRRVADGVVAALAQPFEVEATTLEISASVGVVLFPDHGHNLDALVRAADRAMYQAKAAGRNRYVMAETGS; translated from the coding sequence ATGAAAAAGAAATTGCAGGGAGAACAGGGCATCGCCGCGCGGGAGTCCCGGTCGCGGCTGATGATCGTTTTCTTCACCGTGGCGATCATGGTTGCCATCTGGGCCGCCGTGGCGACCCAGATCCACCTCAACCGGGTCAGACAGGCCGAAAGCGAAGAGGCCGACGCGGTGGCCAAAGTGCGGGCGTACGAGCAGGCCCTGGCGCGCCAGGTCGAATTGTTCGATGCCCAGCTGCAGGCCTTGCAGCATGAATGGCAGGAAGGCCCGGCCATGTTCGCCCAGACCGTGGCCGAGCTGCGCAAGGGCAGCCTGCGCCACTACGAGATCAGCGTGGCGGTGATCGATCTCGAGGGGCGCATGGTGTTCCTCGACGCCCCGGGCAGCACGGTTCCGGCCAAGCCCCTGTCGGCGGTGGGACGGGACTATTTCGACTATTTCATCCAGGCCCCCAGCCGCTCCAACCAGCTGTTCATCGGCGAGCTTGTCGCCAGCCGCCTGTCCGGCCGGATGGTGACGCCGTTCGCCCGCCCCCTGCGCGACGAGAACGGACACCTGTCGGGTGTGCTGGCCCTGGTCGTCTATCCCGAATACCTGGTTCGCCTGGGGGGCTTCATCGACCTGGAAGAGGCGGACCGGCTGATCCTGCTCGACCGCAACGGCCAGGTGGTGACCAGCACCCATCCCGAGTTGTTTGCACCGGGCAGCCACTTGAGTGGTGCCGCCAAGCCCCGGGAAGGGCAGTCCAAGGGCGTCATGCTGGTGGATGACCAGGTGATGGCCTGGAAGAGCCTGCGCGACTACCCCTTCACCATCGTCCTGCAAGCCAGCAACAGCGCCGATCGGCGCCACAGCCGGGAGATCGAGCGTTCCTACCTGCTGTTTGCCGGGCTGCCCCTGCTCGGCATGCTCGCCTTCGTCGCCCTGCTGCTGCGCGACCTGGGCCAGCGCGGCCAGGCACTGCGCAAGCTAGCGCGCAGCGAGCTGCTCGCCGCCAGCGTGGTCAATGCCATGGCTGAAGGGGTGATCCGCACCGACGGGGCGGGAATCATCCTCGACGTCAACGCGGCGGCCTCCACCATCCTCGGCATCGAGCGCGAATTCCTCATCGGCCTGTCGGCGGTCAGCGACGACTGGCTGGTGATCAAGCCCGACGGCGGCGAATGTCTCGGGGCCGACCTGCCCGCCAGCCTGGTCCTGCGCACCGGCAAGCCGCAGAAAGACATCACCCTGGGTTTTGTCCGCCCCGACGGCAGCCGCGTCTGGCTGAACACGTCGGCCCGGCCCCTGGCGGCCGAGGTGGGCGGCGGCGTGCTGATGTCGTTCTCGGACGTGACCCGGGTGATGGACAGCGTTCTGGAGGCCAGCCTGGGCAGCGCCGTGGTCCAGGCCATGGCCCAGGCCGTGGTGGTCACCGACCGCAGCGGCTGCATCGTCCGGATCAACCCCGCCTTCGAGGAACTGTACGGCTATACCCGCCGCGAGGCCGTCGGCCGTCCCGCCGGCTTCTACCGGGCCGACCGCCATGACCGGGAGTTCTACCGGCGCATGTGGTCGAGTCTGGCGGAGCGCGGTCATTGGGAAGGCGAGGTGTGGAACCGCCACCGTAACGGCGTGGCCCTGCTGGTGTGGGCGGCCATTTCGGTGGTGCGCGACGAGGCCGGCCAGGTGGCTCACTACGTGGCCCTCTACCAGGACATCACCGAGAAGAAGCGCACCGAAGAAGAAATGTGGTTCGGCGCCAACCACGACGTCCTGACCCAGTTGCCCAACCGCCGCCTGTTCAACGACCGGCTCGACAAGGCCCTGGCGGTGGCCGAGCGGGGCGCGGAAAAGGTCGGGCTGCTGTTCATCGACCTCGACCACTTCAAGCCGGTCAACGACACCTACGGCCACGCCGTGGGCGATGGCCTGCTGGTTCAGGTGGCCGGACGGCTTACGGCGCTGGTGCGGGGCAGCGACACCGTGGCCCGCCTGGCCGGCGACGAGTTCGTCATCTTGCTCACCGGGGTGGTGACGATCGACGACGTGCGGCGCGTGGCCGACGGGGTGGTGGCCGCCCTGGCCCAGCCCTTCGAGGTGGAGGCGACCACCCTGGAGATTTCCGCCAGCGTCGGCGTGGTGCTCTTCCCCGACCACGGCCACAACCTCGATGCCTTGGTCCGCGCCGCCGACCGGGCCATGTACCAGGCCAAGGCGGCGGGCCGCAACCGCTACGTCATGGCCGAGACCGGCTCCTAG
- a CDS encoding NAD(P)-dependent oxidoreductase, which translates to MKIAFIGLGIMGRPMALNLLKAGHDVTVWARRAESMAPLAEAGAKTAASPAEAVRDVKVVISMVADAPDVEQVMLGDNSVAAGAEATGRRDLVAVDMSTIAPSAAKAIGEKLAARGVDFLDAPVSGGDVGAIAGTLSIMVGGSEAGFAKAKPAFEAMGKTVVHVGASGAGQITKACNQILTGVHVMATAEAFTLARRAGVDPYKVREALMGGSAYSRVLENHGKRMLDGNFKPGFKSWMHQKDLNIVMNSAHELGLCLPSTAATAQMFNALVGAGYGEDDSVRALTLLENMSGN; encoded by the coding sequence ATGAAAATCGCATTCATCGGCCTGGGCATCATGGGCCGCCCGATGGCCCTCAATTTGCTCAAGGCCGGCCATGACGTGACCGTCTGGGCCCGCCGCGCCGAATCCATGGCGCCGCTCGCCGAGGCCGGCGCCAAGACCGCCGCGAGCCCGGCCGAGGCCGTGCGCGACGTCAAGGTGGTCATCTCCATGGTGGCCGATGCCCCCGACGTGGAGCAGGTGATGCTGGGCGACAACAGCGTCGCCGCCGGGGCCGAAGCCACCGGCCGGCGCGACCTGGTGGCGGTGGACATGAGCACCATCGCCCCCTCCGCCGCCAAGGCCATCGGCGAGAAGCTCGCCGCCCGGGGCGTGGATTTCCTCGATGCGCCGGTGTCCGGCGGCGACGTGGGGGCCATTGCCGGCACCCTGTCGATCATGGTCGGCGGTTCCGAGGCCGGTTTTGCCAAGGCCAAGCCGGCCTTCGAGGCCATGGGCAAGACCGTGGTGCATGTGGGCGCCTCCGGCGCCGGCCAGATCACCAAGGCCTGCAACCAGATCCTCACCGGCGTCCACGTCATGGCCACTGCCGAGGCCTTCACCCTGGCGCGCCGCGCCGGCGTCGATCCCTACAAGGTGCGCGAGGCCCTGATGGGCGGTTCGGCCTACAGCCGCGTGCTGGAAAACCACGGCAAGCGCATGCTCGACGGCAACTTCAAGCCCGGCTTCAAGTCCTGGATGCACCAGAAGGACTTGAACATCGTCATGAATAGCGCTCATGAGCTGGGGCTGTGCCTGCCCAGCACCGCCGCCACGGCGCAGATGTTCAACGCCCTGGTGGGGGCCGGCTACGGCGAGGACGATTCGGTTCGCGCCCTGACCCTGCTGGAGAACATGTCCGGCAATTAA
- a CDS encoding methyl-accepting chemotaxis protein, with protein sequence MQALSVKARLIGGFTLIILLLIGAAGTAIVNLRALREDIRIIVDERQVKTAIANEVVIDLLQRSRHTRSVLLLTKPDEVRDEIGKVEKLRDATVGQMSKLEAKLRGEEEKALLDAVQASRKPYVDSEERYLNLARAGQRDEAFNLLFNETRHLQAKYLEAVRNLVKYEEEQTAQFGEHAQDSVQRQIVTLLAIAVLGVVLAGVLASLIIRQLFADLGAEPALVKEVVGRIAGGDLTHPLAVRPGDRTSLLASVKTMQERLRELVGKIHGDAASVRDSAGQVTHAAGEVSIGAARQSEASSAIAASVEEMTVSVRTLADNAAEARHLAEDSRRLSSEGSQVIEAALGDIVQVAETVKTAAGIVQRLGEQSQEVSQVVTVIRDIADQTNLLALNAAIEAARAGEAGRGFAVVADEVRKLAERTSQSTAQIADTVTRIQDGTREAVSSIETGVSQVEEGVVEARQAGAAIQQIRDGSERVLEVIGDISAALSEQSAASTEIARNIEAIAQMAEENAAVVKSAEASAGELEQLSGSLRQTVDAFRM encoded by the coding sequence ATGCAAGCGCTTTCGGTGAAAGCCCGCCTGATCGGCGGCTTCACATTGATCATCCTGTTGCTGATCGGGGCCGCCGGCACCGCCATCGTCAATCTGCGTGCCCTGCGCGAAGATATCCGCATCATCGTCGACGAGCGCCAGGTCAAGACCGCCATCGCCAACGAGGTCGTCATCGATCTGCTGCAGCGCTCCCGCCACACCCGCTCGGTCCTGCTGCTCACCAAGCCCGACGAAGTGCGCGACGAGATAGGAAAAGTCGAAAAGCTGCGCGATGCCACGGTCGGGCAGATGAGCAAGCTGGAAGCCAAGCTGCGGGGCGAGGAAGAGAAGGCCCTGCTCGATGCAGTGCAGGCCAGCCGCAAGCCCTACGTGGATAGCGAGGAGCGCTACCTCAACCTGGCCCGGGCCGGCCAGCGGGATGAAGCCTTTAACCTGCTCTTCAATGAAACCCGCCATCTGCAGGCCAAGTACCTGGAGGCGGTGCGCAACCTGGTCAAGTACGAAGAAGAGCAGACCGCCCAGTTCGGCGAGCACGCCCAGGACTCGGTGCAACGCCAGATCGTCACCCTGCTCGCCATTGCCGTACTCGGCGTGGTGCTCGCCGGGGTGCTGGCCAGCCTGATCATCCGCCAGCTGTTCGCCGACCTGGGGGCGGAGCCGGCCCTGGTCAAGGAAGTGGTCGGACGGATCGCCGGCGGCGATCTGACCCACCCCCTGGCGGTGCGCCCCGGCGACCGGACCAGCCTGCTGGCCTCGGTCAAGACCATGCAGGAGCGGCTGCGCGAGCTGGTCGGCAAGATCCACGGCGACGCCGCCTCGGTGCGCGACTCCGCCGGCCAGGTGACCCACGCCGCCGGTGAAGTCTCGATCGGTGCGGCGCGGCAGAGCGAAGCCTCGTCGGCGATTGCCGCCTCGGTGGAGGAAATGACGGTGAGCGTGCGCACTCTGGCCGACAACGCCGCCGAGGCCCGCCACCTGGCCGAGGACTCGCGCCGTCTGTCGAGCGAAGGCAGCCAGGTGATCGAAGCGGCCCTGGGCGACATCGTCCAGGTGGCGGAAACGGTGAAGACCGCCGCTGGTATCGTGCAGCGCCTGGGCGAGCAATCCCAGGAGGTCTCCCAGGTGGTGACGGTGATTCGCGACATCGCCGACCAGACCAACCTGCTCGCCCTCAACGCCGCCATCGAGGCGGCCCGGGCCGGCGAAGCGGGCCGCGGTTTCGCCGTAGTGGCCGACGAAGTACGCAAACTGGCCGAGCGCACCAGCCAATCCACCGCCCAGATCGCCGATACGGTGACCCGCATCCAGGACGGCACCCGGGAAGCGGTGAGCAGCATCGAGACCGGCGTCAGCCAAGTCGAGGAAGGGGTGGTGGAAGCCCGCCAGGCCGGTGCGGCGATCCAGCAGATCCGCGACGGTTCGGAGCGGGTGCTGGAAGTGATCGGCGACATTTCCGCCGCCCTGTCGGAGCAGAGCGCCGCCTCCACCGAAATCGCCCGCAACATCGAAGCCATCGCCCAGATGGCGGAGGAAAACGCCGCGGTGGTGAAGAGCGCCGAAGCGTCGGCCGGCGAGCTGGAGCAGTTGTCCGGCTCCCTGCGCCAGACGGTGGACGCCTTCCGCATGTAG